One Hydrogenophaga crassostreae genomic region harbors:
- a CDS encoding LysR family transcriptional regulator, whose translation MHSPTRFHWDDLQHFLAVAHHGSTLAAGRALGVDQSTVQRRLTELERKIGQSLVQRQPTGYQLTEFGQEMLPFAESVESAALSFERQVQTLAGETTGVIRMTCPEPIVNRITQTGLLDRFHARHPALRVQFVMSDKYVDLRQGDADVALRSGDTDDGELVGRKIGDSVWAVYASKAYIAQHGQPERIDDLASHALVGFDTSMAKHRLSLWLHEVAPNADLASRSSSVLGLIYSVKAGLGVGALPMALGDAEPDLVRVFGPVSGLTRIWRMLTTPELRRTPRVSAFFEFIVEEIETLRPILTG comes from the coding sequence ATGCACAGTCCGACCCGGTTTCATTGGGATGATCTCCAGCACTTCCTCGCTGTGGCCCACCATGGCAGCACGCTGGCCGCAGGACGCGCGCTGGGGGTCGACCAGTCCACGGTTCAGCGCCGCCTGACCGAGCTGGAGCGCAAGATCGGCCAGTCGCTGGTACAGCGCCAGCCCACGGGTTACCAACTCACCGAGTTCGGGCAGGAGATGCTGCCGTTCGCCGAGTCGGTCGAGAGCGCAGCCCTGTCATTCGAGCGCCAAGTCCAGACCCTCGCTGGCGAAACCACGGGTGTGATCCGCATGACCTGCCCCGAACCCATCGTCAACCGCATCACCCAGACAGGGTTGCTTGACCGGTTTCATGCGCGGCACCCGGCGCTCAGGGTGCAGTTCGTGATGAGCGACAAATACGTGGACCTGCGCCAGGGCGACGCCGATGTGGCGCTGCGCTCGGGCGATACCGACGACGGGGAACTGGTAGGCCGCAAGATCGGTGACTCCGTCTGGGCGGTTTATGCAAGCAAGGCCTACATCGCGCAACATGGTCAGCCCGAGCGTATCGACGATCTCGCCAGCCATGCGTTGGTGGGCTTCGACACCTCCATGGCGAAACACCGCTTGTCGTTGTGGCTGCATGAGGTGGCGCCGAACGCTGATCTGGCTTCGCGCAGCAGCAGCGTGCTGGGGCTGATCTATTCGGTGAAGGCGGGTCTCGGGGTTGGCGCGCTGCCCATGGCCCTGGGGGACGCAGAACCCGATCTTGTGCGGGTATTCGGGCCGGTGTCCGGGCTGACCCGGATCTGGCGCATGCTCACCACGCCCGAGCTGCGCCGCACGCCGCGCGTGAGTGCGTTCTTCGAGTTCATCGTCGAGGAAATCGAAACCCTGCGTCCGATCCTCACGGGGTGA
- a CDS encoding YiaA/YiaB family inner membrane protein, with amino-acid sequence MATSTANNRFPLIVMRDSRAWQLQVWVSFGIAVFLCATGLAYLPGEALDRAFMVMGYVFCLSTVFVLSKAVRDTQKAQISGEAETPMWRLVVWGGFAVAMGLTGWGLLRMDVNVTYRAYLGVSWLYLVTSAFTLAKTLRDRHEADLSEAQERSGPAVNSANADAAA; translated from the coding sequence ATGGCTACGTCGACAGCAAACAACCGTTTCCCTCTCATCGTGATGCGCGATTCCCGCGCCTGGCAACTCCAGGTGTGGGTCTCTTTCGGCATCGCCGTTTTTCTGTGTGCCACCGGTCTGGCGTATTTGCCGGGCGAGGCGCTGGACCGGGCGTTCATGGTGATGGGTTATGTGTTTTGTTTGTCCACGGTGTTCGTGTTGTCCAAGGCGGTGCGCGACACGCAGAAGGCGCAGATATCAGGCGAGGCGGAAACGCCAATGTGGCGGCTGGTGGTGTGGGGCGGCTTCGCCGTGGCCATGGGGTTGACGGGCTGGGGCTTGCTGCGCATGGATGTGAATGTCACCTACCGCGCCTACCTTGGTGTGAGCTGGTTGTACCTGGTGACCTCGGCCTTCACGCTCGCCAAGACCCTGCGCGACCGCCACGAGGCCGATTTGTCGGAAGCGCAGGAGCGCTCGGGCCCTGCGGTGAATTCGGCCAACGCCGATGCCGCGGCTTGA